One window of Nicotiana tomentosiformis chromosome 11, ASM39032v3, whole genome shotgun sequence genomic DNA carries:
- the LOC117275269 gene encoding uncharacterized protein produces MYVIVYTDHAAIRYLISKKLLSQEIIRWVLLLQKFDLKIRDQKGTKNQMAGHLSRLENQEHVEKGWVIKETFPDEHLFAVTHDPSPWYADYVNFIMGGLLLPEMPPEGRKRFIYDINYYFWEKSFFYSQCADPLMRRCISKKEVE; encoded by the coding sequence ATGTATGTGATCGTGTACACGGATCATGCAGCTATTAGGTATTTAATCTCAAAGAAGCTGCTAAGCCAAGAAATTATTAGATGGGTACTTCTTTTGCAGAAATTTGACTTGAAAATCCGTGATCAGAAGGGCACAAAAAATCAGATGGCTGGCCACTTGTCAAGGCTAGAAAATCAAGAGCATGTGGAGAAAGGATGGGTGATTAAAGAGACTTTCCCAGATGAGCATCTTTTTGCAGTCACACATGATCCAtcaccatggtatgcagattatgtaaATTTCATAATGGGCGGATTACTTCTTCCAGAAATGCCACCTGAAGGGAGGAAGCGATTCATATATGACATAAACTACTATTTCTGGGAAAAGTCGTTCTTTTATTCGCAATGTGCTGACCCACTGATGAGGAGATGCATTTCGAAGAAGGAGGTGGAGTAG